The following are encoded in a window of Acidimicrobiia bacterium genomic DNA:
- a CDS encoding CoA ester lyase, with translation MAARSFLFVPGDRPDMLAKATKRGADALIIDLEDAVAPSAKQQARETVSSWLAGLAGPVPDIWVRLNHPGDSFGAEILAVPNARVTGVMIPKVSTRTELEHAANLLDDAEIAKGLPAGSIRLLPIIETAAGMLGVGELGAARRVSQLMIGELDLSAELGIDPANSAALLPLRMQVVVASAALGLEAPLGPVSPNFTNLETLRNEAQELASLGFGSRPAIHPVQVPVYNEVFGVTPGAVARARKLVALYDAALAEGRGAVTDDEGHMVDEAVVRLARRVLDKSRTDTAE, from the coding sequence GTGGCAGCTCGAAGCTTCCTGTTCGTCCCGGGTGATCGGCCCGACATGCTCGCCAAGGCCACCAAACGTGGCGCCGACGCGTTGATAATCGATCTCGAGGATGCGGTGGCGCCGTCGGCGAAGCAACAGGCACGAGAAACGGTTAGCTCCTGGCTGGCCGGCCTCGCCGGTCCCGTCCCGGATATCTGGGTTCGTCTCAATCACCCGGGCGATTCATTCGGGGCGGAGATCCTGGCGGTGCCCAACGCCCGTGTGACCGGTGTGATGATCCCCAAGGTTTCCACTCGCACGGAACTCGAACACGCCGCCAATCTCCTTGATGACGCTGAAATCGCCAAGGGGCTGCCCGCTGGCTCGATCCGGCTGCTGCCCATCATTGAGACGGCGGCGGGGATGCTCGGAGTCGGCGAGCTCGGTGCCGCCCGGAGGGTCAGTCAGTTGATGATCGGCGAACTCGATTTGAGCGCCGAACTCGGCATCGACCCCGCCAATTCGGCGGCGTTGCTGCCGCTTCGCATGCAGGTTGTGGTCGCTTCCGCGGCACTGGGGCTGGAGGCGCCGCTCGGCCCGGTTTCCCCCAACTTCACGAACCTGGAAACACTGCGAAACGAGGCACAGGAGCTTGCCTCCCTCGGCTTCGGGAGCCGGCCCGCCATCCACCCCGTCCAGGTTCCCGTTTACAACGAGGTCTTCGGCGTTACACCGGGTGCCGTGGCTAGAGCCCGCAAGCTGGTTGCTTTGTACGACGCGGCACTCGCCGAAGGTCGGGGGGCCGTCACCGATGACGAAGGACACATGGTTGACGAAGCGGTCGTACGACTGGCTCGCCGGGTGTTGGACAAGTCCCGCACGGACACCGCCGAATGA
- a CDS encoding ABC transporter permease: MSWVELKLFLREPLTVMFSLALPLIILFVLGGVFGNEPSQPGEQLVYRGVGAITYYVPAYLALVVASVCVISIPTHLAGNRERGVLKRFHASSVGAAAVAGAELAVAFVVSAISGVLLLIAAQLAYDFDPPDSIPGVVGVFALLVIGFATFGIFLGAVLPTARAAQAVGMLVWFVMLFLGGAGPPPEVLTDAMRTVSDFTPLWHAVRMMHDVWLGLDAGLAWAIFGGIAVVSAGLGLRFFRWE, encoded by the coding sequence ATGTCGTGGGTGGAGCTCAAGTTGTTCCTGCGCGAACCGTTGACGGTGATGTTCTCTCTTGCTTTGCCGCTGATCATCCTCTTTGTTCTCGGTGGAGTTTTCGGTAATGAGCCTTCTCAACCAGGAGAACAGCTCGTGTACCGGGGGGTCGGAGCGATTACCTATTACGTTCCCGCCTATCTAGCGCTTGTCGTTGCCTCAGTATGCGTAATCAGTATTCCCACTCACCTCGCCGGCAACAGGGAGCGGGGAGTCCTCAAACGATTCCATGCCTCCTCGGTCGGTGCCGCGGCCGTGGCAGGTGCCGAGCTGGCGGTGGCGTTCGTTGTTTCGGCGATCAGCGGTGTCCTGCTGCTCATTGCGGCGCAACTCGCCTACGACTTCGACCCTCCCGATTCGATACCGGGGGTTGTCGGCGTGTTCGCGCTGCTGGTAATCGGCTTTGCCACATTCGGCATATTCCTGGGGGCAGTTCTCCCGACCGCCCGGGCTGCACAGGCCGTCGGCATGCTGGTCTGGTTCGTCATGCTGTTTCTTGGGGGAGCGGGGCCTCCGCCGGAAGTCCTCACCGATGCAATGCGAACGGTCTCCGATTTCACTCCGCTTTGGCACGCCGTCAGGATGATGCACGATGTATGGCTGGGTCTGGATGCCGGCCTTGCATGGGCGATCTTCGGTGGGATCGCCGTGGTGAGTGCCGGGCTCGGCCTGCGGTTCTTCCGTTGGGAGTGA
- a CDS encoding response regulator transcription factor, producing the protein MNRTTSEGRVLVVDDEPMVREVVTRYLEHDGFSVIAVENGRDALVAVKKAAPDLIILDIMLPEIDGLDVLTRLRRSGDVPIILLTARTSEADRVLGLELGADDYVVKPFSPRELIARVRSVLRRSSREPGGRRLEFGGLQIDPATREVMVDGTPVELTAREFDLLAFLAGSPRQVFSRAQLLSQVWESSAEWQDPATVTVHVRRVRQKIERDPDDPQRLVTVRGVGYRFEP; encoded by the coding sequence ATGAACCGGACCACTTCGGAAGGGCGCGTGCTGGTCGTCGACGACGAACCGATGGTGCGCGAAGTGGTGACCAGGTACCTGGAGCACGATGGGTTCTCAGTGATCGCAGTTGAGAACGGGCGGGACGCTCTGGTCGCCGTCAAGAAGGCGGCTCCCGATCTGATCATCCTGGACATCATGCTGCCTGAGATTGACGGCCTCGATGTGCTGACCCGGCTGCGTCGGAGCGGCGATGTTCCGATCATCCTGCTGACCGCCCGTACCTCGGAGGCAGACCGCGTCCTCGGCCTCGAGCTCGGCGCAGACGACTACGTCGTCAAGCCCTTTTCGCCCAGGGAGCTGATTGCCAGGGTCCGGTCTGTTCTTCGCCGCAGCTCCAGGGAACCGGGCGGCCGCCGCCTGGAGTTCGGCGGGCTTCAGATCGATCCGGCCACGCGCGAGGTAATGGTCGACGGTACACCGGTGGAACTGACAGCCCGGGAGTTCGACCTGCTCGCCTTTCTGGCCGGCTCGCCCCGGCAGGTGTTCTCGCGTGCCCAACTGCTCTCGCAGGTCTGGGAGTCGTCTGCTGAGTGGCAGGATCCGGCCACCGTGACCGTGCACGTCCGGCGGGTCCGTCAGAAGATCGAACGTGACCCGGATGATCCACAGCGGTTGGTCACGGTCCGCGGTGTCGGCTACCGGTTCGAACCATGA
- a CDS encoding dienelactone hydrolase family protein: MRSLEIVLAVLALAAAVLPRRWTGARIAAALALLPVAAVHLTTEGWRWQMVPLYLVGSLLFAVAAWEMLSPATESPESSGLARSLGVIGLAAVVALPAVVPVWELPQPTGKYGIGTVETVITDTGRRDPYDPEGRARRLMLQVWYPADPARDADPEPWLEQSDIVGPAIAETFGFPSFALGHSALIDSHGYSQAAIAGTDEFPVVIYSHGWKGLRAAGLDQIEDLVSHGFIVVAPDHTYGAAATAFPDGELVTYEPSALPEFGTVPDEEYDEAALILVATFAADLGFVMDELERLNGDPAWLLSGRMDLDRIGLFGHSTGGGAVVAICAVDERCDAAVGFDPWVEPVPAQILEDGFDVPFLAIRSEEWLGYDNDPVLQRFALRSSKTDLLGLMGAGHQDFSVLPRFSAVSVVLDLKGSIDSDRAAEIVNTYLVKFFEAELNGGPDVPSDPLFEEVCIGPC, encoded by the coding sequence GTGCGTTCTCTCGAGATAGTCCTTGCGGTTCTCGCGCTCGCTGCGGCCGTACTCCCGCGGCGCTGGACGGGCGCACGTATCGCCGCCGCGCTGGCGCTGTTACCCGTCGCGGCCGTTCACCTCACCACCGAAGGCTGGCGGTGGCAGATGGTGCCGCTCTACCTGGTCGGATCGCTCCTGTTCGCAGTCGCTGCCTGGGAGATGTTGAGTCCGGCCACGGAATCTCCAGAGTCATCCGGGCTGGCCCGGTCGCTCGGCGTGATTGGCCTTGCCGCGGTCGTTGCGCTGCCGGCGGTGGTGCCGGTTTGGGAGTTGCCGCAACCGACGGGGAAGTACGGGATCGGGACCGTCGAGACCGTGATCACGGACACCGGTCGCCGGGACCCATACGACCCTGAGGGTCGAGCGCGGCGACTCATGCTCCAGGTCTGGTACCCGGCTGATCCGGCCCGCGACGCCGATCCGGAGCCGTGGTTGGAGCAGTCGGACATCGTTGGGCCGGCCATCGCCGAGACCTTCGGGTTCCCGTCGTTTGCCCTCGGCCATAGCGCCTTGATCGACTCACACGGCTATTCGCAGGCTGCCATTGCCGGAACGGATGAGTTTCCCGTCGTCATCTACTCACACGGATGGAAGGGGTTGCGGGCGGCCGGTCTCGACCAGATCGAGGACCTGGTCAGTCACGGGTTCATCGTCGTGGCGCCGGACCATACTTACGGGGCGGCCGCCACTGCGTTTCCCGACGGAGAATTGGTGACCTACGAACCTTCTGCCCTTCCCGAGTTCGGAACGGTCCCCGACGAGGAGTACGACGAAGCTGCCCTAATACTGGTGGCCACTTTCGCGGCAGACCTGGGTTTCGTCATGGATGAACTCGAACGACTCAACGGTGACCCCGCCTGGCTGCTATCCGGTCGGATGGATCTGGACCGGATCGGGTTGTTCGGTCATTCCACGGGTGGGGGAGCCGTCGTCGCGATCTGCGCGGTCGATGAGCGATGCGACGCGGCGGTCGGGTTCGATCCGTGGGTGGAGCCGGTACCGGCGCAGATACTCGAGGACGGCTTCGATGTCCCGTTCCTGGCCATCAGGAGTGAAGAGTGGCTCGGCTACGACAACGACCCGGTGTTGCAGCGGTTTGCCCTGCGATCGTCAAAGACGGACCTGCTCGGATTGATGGGGGCCGGACACCAGGATTTCAGCGTGCTTCCTCGCTTCAGCGCCGTTTCCGTCGTGCTCGACCTGAAGGGCTCGATTGATTCTGATCGAGCCGCCGAAATCGTCAACACGTATCTGGTGAAGTTCTTTGAGGCAGAATTGAACGGAGGGCCGGACGTGCCGTCCGACCCCCTGTTCGAGGAAGTGTGCATCGGTCCCTGTTGA
- a CDS encoding CoA transferase, whose translation MSGLLDGVRVIDLTRVLAGPYAGQVLAEMGADVIKVEPPEGDMARGIGPFVDGRSLYFSSLNTGKRGIVLDLTTEAGTEALHALLETADILLENYRPAAVKKLGLEPDLLLTRHPRLVIVTISGYARNSSRAADGSLDLIAQAESGIMSITGEEGGAPVRAGVAISDLAAGLWAALGGVAAYAGRLRDGRGRHVEVPLLDSAMSFLAYMATSAMGTGVDPAPVGSGHHNIVPYRAFATRDGWVVIAVIGDKFWPLLCNAIGLEHLAGDDRFRTNPQRTDAREEVDAAVEAAVARFSTEEALARLSVSGVPHGPLNTVLQAIAMPYVKETGMVGEVETSDGKYRVVQGPLRAGNSKRPAPTLGQHTNEILTELSGDE comes from the coding sequence GTGAGCGGCTTGCTCGACGGGGTCAGGGTCATCGATCTGACCAGGGTCCTGGCCGGACCATACGCAGGCCAGGTGCTCGCCGAGATGGGCGCCGACGTGATCAAGGTCGAACCTCCCGAAGGTGACATGGCCCGTGGTATCGGCCCGTTCGTCGACGGCCGATCGCTCTACTTCTCGTCGCTCAACACCGGCAAGCGCGGCATCGTGCTCGACTTGACCACGGAAGCCGGAACCGAGGCTCTCCATGCCCTACTGGAGACGGCCGACATCTTGCTCGAGAACTACCGGCCTGCGGCAGTCAAGAAACTCGGTCTCGAACCCGACCTCCTGCTGACTCGCCACCCACGCCTCGTAATCGTGACAATCTCGGGATATGCCAGAAACAGTTCCCGCGCCGCCGATGGATCACTCGATCTCATCGCCCAGGCTGAGAGCGGCATCATGTCCATCACCGGCGAAGAAGGTGGAGCACCGGTCCGGGCCGGCGTAGCGATCAGCGACCTGGCGGCCGGATTATGGGCGGCACTCGGCGGAGTCGCCGCCTATGCCGGGCGCCTGCGCGACGGCCGGGGACGCCACGTCGAGGTCCCACTACTCGATTCGGCCATGTCGTTCCTGGCCTACATGGCAACGTCGGCCATGGGAACAGGAGTTGATCCTGCACCGGTCGGATCCGGACACCACAACATCGTGCCGTACCGCGCGTTTGCCACGCGCGACGGCTGGGTCGTCATCGCGGTCATCGGCGACAAATTCTGGCCGCTCCTCTGCAATGCGATCGGTCTCGAGCATCTCGCCGGAGACGACCGCTTCCGCACGAACCCGCAGCGCACCGACGCCCGGGAGGAGGTAGACGCAGCGGTTGAGGCGGCCGTGGCACGCTTTTCGACGGAAGAGGCGCTAGCGCGCCTGAGCGTCTCCGGGGTGCCCCACGGACCGCTCAATACCGTGCTCCAGGCAATCGCCATGCCCTACGTCAAGGAGACCGGGATGGTGGGTGAGGTCGAAACGTCGGACGGCAAGTATCGCGTCGTCCAGGGGCCACTCAGAGCCGGTAACTCGAAACGGCCGGCACCGACACTCGGCCAGCACACCAACGAGATCCTCACGGAATTGTCGGGAGACGAGTAG
- a CDS encoding MmgE/PrpD family protein → MTDHPGYRQAFLDWMACAFAGRHEPAVHAVAPIDDSLLERTIRLGVAGHVLDYDDTYAPGLSHLSAPVAPAALVLGAHIGSSVGSMLAAYAAGFEAMAALARAGHPMLYERGWHPTAITGTVGAATAAAHLLGLDAEKTTNAQLLAVLGAGGLRTAFGTDGKSLQVGMAASQGVQAAGFAANGATTSEAVRDGYESAYGARWAEPDPDDPAIEENWIKAFPCCLQTHAAIEAAIRASASQDANSAGSITVVVHPRSRQAAPLDDVATGLEAKFSIPYTTAFGWLYGPPDVRAFAGVDEAARTLATRIRVELDEQLPESSAVLKWDSDSIEIDAALGSPLHPMTVEQLDWKLRSLSGDRLIGILDDPRLPATEVLRLVVGE, encoded by the coding sequence ATGACCGACCATCCCGGATACCGGCAGGCGTTCCTCGACTGGATGGCGTGCGCGTTCGCCGGCCGACACGAACCGGCCGTCCACGCGGTGGCCCCGATCGACGACTCCCTACTCGAGCGGACGATCCGGCTGGGCGTGGCGGGACATGTCCTCGACTACGACGACACGTACGCCCCGGGACTCTCCCACCTCAGTGCACCGGTCGCTCCTGCCGCACTAGTGCTCGGAGCGCATATCGGAAGCTCGGTCGGTTCGATGCTGGCCGCCTATGCCGCCGGTTTCGAAGCAATGGCCGCACTTGCCAGGGCCGGCCACCCGATGCTGTATGAGCGCGGCTGGCACCCGACCGCGATCACAGGAACAGTCGGCGCGGCCACGGCCGCCGCCCATCTTCTCGGCCTCGACGCGGAAAAAACGACCAATGCCCAACTCCTGGCCGTGCTCGGCGCCGGAGGGCTACGCACTGCGTTCGGCACCGACGGCAAGAGCCTCCAGGTGGGAATGGCCGCCTCCCAGGGTGTTCAGGCGGCGGGGTTCGCCGCCAACGGCGCCACCACGAGCGAAGCCGTTCGCGACGGGTATGAATCCGCCTACGGCGCCCGATGGGCCGAACCGGATCCTGATGATCCAGCCATCGAGGAGAACTGGATCAAGGCCTTTCCGTGTTGCCTGCAGACCCACGCGGCGATCGAGGCAGCGATCCGGGCGTCTGCCTCCCAAGACGCCAACTCAGCCGGTTCGATCACGGTGGTGGTTCATCCCCGGTCGCGGCAGGCTGCCCCCCTCGATGACGTCGCCACAGGCCTGGAGGCCAAGTTCTCCATTCCCTACACGACCGCCTTCGGGTGGTTGTACGGCCCGCCGGACGTGAGGGCATTCGCCGGAGTGGACGAGGCCGCCCGCACGCTCGCCACCCGGATCAGGGTGGAACTCGACGAGCAACTGCCTGAGTCGTCTGCCGTTCTGAAGTGGGATTCCGACTCGATTGAAATCGACGCCGCACTCGGATCGCCACTTCACCCGATGACGGTCGAGCAACTGGATTGGAAGCTGCGGTCGCTGTCCGGCGATCGTCTCATTGGAATCCTCGATGATCCTCGTCTCCCCGCCACTGAAGTCCTCCGGTTGGTGGTGGGCGAGTGA
- a CDS encoding MaoC family dehydratase N-terminal domain-containing protein — protein sequence MPELDDWIGRSEVKEDLITAWPVEALRATFDLPDQPLVPGDPIPPMWHWLFFLSTTRRSELGPDGHAERGGFLPPVELPRRMFAGGRTEFLAPLRIGQTARRTGTITGIQTKEGRSGRLVFVTARFEVVTDDGPAIVEEQDLVYREAATGSQAPAPGVDPIPDAAWMQTISPDPTMLFRFSALTFNGHRIHYDDPYVTEFEGYPGLIVHGPMTALWLLGLSVANDHRPISRFSFRGRSPLFCDGPVSLRGGLTKDGAAELAAWSHDNRLAMTAEVEFG from the coding sequence GTGCCTGAACTCGACGATTGGATCGGCCGGAGTGAGGTGAAGGAGGATCTCATCACTGCCTGGCCGGTTGAGGCGCTGCGGGCAACCTTCGATCTTCCCGACCAGCCGTTGGTTCCGGGTGATCCCATTCCGCCGATGTGGCACTGGTTGTTCTTCCTTTCGACGACCCGGCGGTCAGAGTTGGGTCCCGATGGTCACGCGGAGCGCGGTGGGTTTCTCCCGCCCGTCGAACTGCCGCGCAGGATGTTCGCAGGGGGTCGCACCGAGTTTCTGGCACCTCTGCGAATCGGTCAAACGGCTCGCCGGACCGGCACGATTACCGGCATCCAGACGAAGGAAGGGCGCAGCGGTCGCCTGGTGTTCGTCACCGCCCGCTTCGAGGTGGTGACGGATGACGGCCCGGCCATCGTTGAGGAGCAGGATCTGGTCTACCGAGAAGCCGCCACAGGGAGCCAGGCTCCTGCCCCGGGAGTTGATCCGATTCCCGATGCGGCCTGGATGCAAACCATCTCGCCAGACCCCACCATGTTGTTCAGGTTTTCGGCGCTCACGTTCAATGGTCATCGCATCCACTACGACGATCCATACGTGACCGAGTTCGAGGGGTATCCGGGTTTGATCGTGCACGGGCCGATGACTGCCCTGTGGCTGCTCGGTCTCAGCGTTGCCAACGACCATCGACCGATATCCCGCTTCTCCTTCCGTGGACGGTCGCCGCTGTTCTGCGACGGCCCTGTGAGTCTGCGCGGTGGCCTCACCAAAGACGGAGCCGCCGAGCTGGCTGCATGGTCCCACGACAACCGCCTGGCTATGACCGCCGAAGTGGAGTTCGGGTAG
- a CDS encoding CoA transferase: MDSGLLSGMRVVEGAAFVAGPLGGMTLAQLGADVIRFDPIGGGLDYRRWPVTADGNSLYWAGLNKGKRSIALDLRSEEGRELAVALITAPGPDAGIFLTNYPAGGWIDYEHLVTLRPDLIMCHILGNSDGSTAVDYTVNAAVGYPAITGPQELDGVVNSVLPAWDLITGTTATTGILAAERHRYRTGEGRLLKLPLFDVALATIGHLGQIGEVQVNGEDRARYGNYLFGAFGRDFVTADGRRVMVVAITPRQFLGMIEAAGLETEMAAIEADLGLELRSDGDLFTAREAIAGILEVWIATQSLAELAAIFDAHRVLWGPYQTMRELLENDSRASTDNPMLHEVDQPGIGQYLMPGSPIDTGPDRLPPQPAPRLGQHTDEILSEILELSGSEIGRLHDTKVVASA; this comes from the coding sequence GTGGACTCAGGTCTATTGAGCGGCATGCGAGTCGTTGAAGGGGCGGCCTTTGTGGCCGGGCCGCTCGGCGGTATGACCCTTGCTCAGTTGGGAGCCGACGTCATTCGATTCGACCCGATCGGCGGAGGGCTCGACTACCGACGCTGGCCGGTCACCGCAGATGGCAACAGCCTGTACTGGGCAGGGCTCAACAAAGGCAAGCGGTCGATAGCCCTTGATCTCCGGTCGGAAGAAGGCCGGGAGCTGGCCGTGGCCCTCATCACTGCACCGGGTCCGGACGCCGGGATCTTTTTGACCAACTATCCGGCGGGTGGCTGGATCGACTACGAACACCTGGTGACGCTCCGTCCTGATCTCATCATGTGCCACATTCTCGGCAATTCCGATGGGTCCACCGCGGTCGACTACACGGTCAACGCCGCGGTTGGTTACCCGGCGATCACGGGACCACAGGAGTTGGACGGGGTGGTCAACTCAGTCCTTCCTGCCTGGGATCTCATCACGGGAACGACCGCGACTACCGGGATCCTGGCGGCAGAGCGGCACCGTTATCGCACAGGAGAAGGCCGACTGTTGAAGCTCCCGCTATTCGACGTTGCCCTGGCAACAATCGGTCATCTTGGCCAAATTGGTGAGGTTCAGGTGAACGGCGAGGATCGTGCGAGGTACGGCAACTACCTATTCGGCGCCTTCGGCCGTGACTTCGTGACCGCCGACGGCCGTCGGGTGATGGTGGTGGCGATCACCCCCAGACAGTTCCTCGGCATGATCGAAGCGGCCGGCCTCGAGACGGAGATGGCAGCGATCGAAGCGGATCTGGGTCTTGAACTGAGGAGCGATGGAGATCTCTTCACTGCAAGAGAGGCCATCGCCGGAATCCTCGAGGTCTGGATAGCGACGCAATCTCTGGCCGAGCTGGCCGCGATATTCGACGCTCACCGGGTGCTGTGGGGCCCATATCAGACGATGCGGGAGCTACTCGAGAACGACTCCCGTGCGTCGACCGACAATCCAATGCTCCACGAGGTTGACCAACCTGGTATCGGTCAATACCTGATGCCGGGATCCCCCATCGACACCGGCCCCGATCGCTTGCCTCCCCAGCCGGCTCCGCGGCTCGGGCAGCACACCGATGAGATCTTGAGTGAAATCCTCGAGCTGAGCGGGTCGGAGATTGGACGACTCCACGACACGAAGGTGGTGGCAAGTGCCTGA
- a CDS encoding acyl-CoA dehydrogenase family protein, whose amino-acid sequence MSWQEDARRTVERMQDLVDSAAAHLASVTRRDGRISTEMLDQHQEAVYHLAFLAAETAMSRVMIDYSEYGESELEIGRIAVADLLRSARARVDGRRMDLGIDDDLRGEPCDRVLVAGSDPGVIGKLNASFEESNTGPQHLDEDIALVAETFKRFTREQVAPHAEGVHRHNLDVPEELINGMAAMGAFGMSIPTDHGGFQVPDAPGLLSMAVATEELSRGSLMAGSLLTRPEILVSALLEGGTDGQKMTWLPRIAAGTQMVAVSVTEPDIGSDVASLRMSARPDGDQFVLNGAKMWATFAGRAELLMLLARTNPDSSAGARGLSLFVVEKPPFAGHEFAIEQPGGGSLRGRAIDTIGYRGLHSFELTFDDYLVPFDALIGGEPGLGRGFYLQMGAFASGRLQTAARALGVMQAAFDEALAYCRTRRVFGRPLLEFELTANTLARMAARIQANRQFTYQAARLLSEGEGQIEAAMAKALASRAAEEITRDAMQLHGGYGYAEEYPISRLFVDARVLSIFEGTEEVLALRVIGKGLLETAARNK is encoded by the coding sequence ATGAGCTGGCAGGAGGACGCCCGCCGGACCGTCGAACGGATGCAGGACCTGGTCGACTCAGCGGCCGCTCACCTTGCCTCGGTGACGCGTCGCGACGGCAGGATCTCGACGGAGATGCTGGATCAACATCAGGAAGCCGTTTACCACCTCGCCTTCCTGGCGGCCGAGACCGCGATGAGCAGAGTGATGATCGACTACTCCGAATACGGAGAGTCCGAGTTAGAGATCGGGCGTATCGCAGTGGCCGATCTGCTTCGCTCGGCCCGGGCGAGGGTCGACGGGCGACGCATGGACCTCGGGATCGACGATGACCTGCGCGGCGAGCCATGCGACCGTGTGCTCGTGGCCGGATCTGATCCCGGCGTCATCGGAAAGCTCAACGCCTCCTTTGAGGAATCGAATACCGGACCCCAACACCTCGACGAGGACATTGCCCTGGTGGCCGAGACCTTCAAACGATTCACGCGTGAACAAGTGGCTCCCCACGCCGAAGGCGTGCACCGCCACAATCTCGACGTACCTGAGGAGTTGATCAATGGCATGGCGGCAATGGGCGCGTTCGGCATGTCGATTCCCACCGACCACGGGGGCTTTCAGGTTCCGGACGCACCCGGGCTGCTCTCGATGGCTGTGGCCACCGAAGAACTCTCCCGGGGATCGCTGATGGCAGGGTCGCTGCTCACCAGGCCCGAGATCCTGGTATCTGCGCTGCTCGAAGGTGGGACCGACGGGCAGAAGATGACCTGGCTACCGCGGATTGCCGCCGGAACCCAGATGGTGGCGGTGTCGGTCACCGAGCCGGATATCGGCTCCGACGTCGCCTCCTTGCGAATGTCCGCCCGGCCGGACGGCGATCAGTTCGTCCTCAATGGGGCCAAGATGTGGGCGACCTTCGCCGGCCGCGCCGAACTGCTGATGCTTCTGGCCAGAACCAATCCAGATTCATCCGCTGGAGCCAGGGGCCTCTCGCTGTTCGTAGTCGAGAAACCTCCGTTCGCCGGACACGAGTTCGCCATCGAACAACCGGGCGGCGGCTCCCTGCGGGGTCGGGCGATCGACACGATCGGCTATCGGGGACTCCACAGCTTCGAGTTGACTTTCGATGACTACCTGGTGCCGTTCGATGCGCTCATCGGCGGAGAGCCGGGGCTGGGAAGGGGCTTCTACCTGCAGATGGGGGCCTTTGCCTCCGGACGCCTTCAGACGGCCGCCCGGGCGCTGGGAGTAATGCAGGCCGCCTTCGATGAGGCGCTCGCCTATTGCAGAACCCGACGGGTCTTCGGCCGCCCCCTTCTCGAATTCGAGCTGACCGCCAATACTCTCGCCCGGATGGCTGCCCGCATCCAGGCCAACCGGCAGTTCACCTACCAGGCGGCCAGGCTGCTCTCAGAAGGCGAGGGCCAGATCGAAGCAGCCATGGCCAAGGCGCTGGCCTCCCGGGCTGCTGAGGAGATCACTCGTGACGCCATGCAACTCCACGGCGGGTACGGTTACGCCGAGGAGTACCCGATCAGCAGGCTCTTCGTGGACGCACGGGTGTTGTCGATCTTCGAGGGCACCGAAGAGGTTCTGGCACTGCGGGTGATCGGCAAGGGCCTGCTCGAGACCGCCGCGAGGAACAAATGA